One Bradyrhizobium sp. ISRA464 genomic window carries:
- a CDS encoding acyl-CoA dehydrogenase family protein, translating to MSFSEEQVAFRDNVRKMAVKHVAPIAAEIDETDRFPLELVKLFGEMGLMQLWVPEQYGGPNGNLTMACIAREELSRFSPACASIACLNTMFIMPLLHFGSEEQRKKYLPIIAKGGVVTAIAISEPQAGSDVTAINTRARKDGDCYVLNGRKQWCSYGVVADFIVVMARTSDSPGADGISAFIVEPKKMPGITFGRHERKMGFRGAPNTPIFFDNVRVPVENLVGEEGKGFRASMRALDLNRPTIGAQSVGLAQGALDACVAYAKERKQFKKSISEFQGVQFMLADMAMQIEAARALVYECARAGDAGDWKRLNVLASMAKCVGSDMAMKVTTDAVQIFGGYGYTMDYPVERMMRDAKLTQIFEGTNQIQRMVIARELLR from the coding sequence ATGAGTTTCTCCGAAGAGCAGGTCGCGTTCCGAGACAACGTCCGGAAGATGGCCGTCAAGCATGTGGCGCCGATTGCAGCGGAGATCGACGAGACCGATCGCTTTCCGCTCGAACTCGTGAAGCTGTTCGGCGAGATGGGCCTGATGCAGCTTTGGGTCCCCGAGCAGTACGGCGGCCCCAACGGTAATCTGACGATGGCTTGCATCGCGCGCGAGGAACTCTCCAGGTTTTCACCGGCCTGCGCGTCCATCGCGTGCCTCAACACGATGTTCATCATGCCCCTCCTCCATTTCGGCTCCGAGGAGCAGCGGAAGAAATACCTGCCGATCATTGCGAAGGGCGGCGTCGTGACCGCGATCGCGATTTCGGAGCCGCAGGCGGGCTCCGACGTCACCGCCATCAACACGCGGGCGAGGAAGGATGGCGACTGCTATGTCCTCAACGGCCGCAAGCAATGGTGCAGCTATGGCGTCGTTGCCGATTTCATCGTTGTGATGGCGCGTACAAGCGATAGTCCGGGTGCCGACGGCATCAGCGCCTTCATCGTCGAGCCCAAGAAAATGCCGGGGATCACCTTCGGGCGCCATGAGCGCAAGATGGGTTTTCGTGGTGCGCCGAATACGCCGATCTTCTTCGACAATGTCCGCGTGCCGGTCGAGAACCTCGTCGGAGAGGAAGGCAAAGGCTTCCGTGCTTCGATGCGTGCACTCGACCTCAACCGTCCGACCATCGGCGCCCAGTCGGTCGGCTTGGCTCAGGGCGCGCTCGATGCCTGCGTCGCGTATGCAAAGGAACGCAAGCAATTCAAGAAGTCGATCTCCGAATTCCAGGGCGTGCAATTCATGCTGGCCGATATGGCCATGCAGATCGAGGCAGCACGCGCGCTGGTCTACGAGTGCGCTCGAGCTGGCGATGCCGGCGACTGGAAGCGCCTGAACGTCCTCGCCAGCATGGCGAAATGCGTCGGCAGTGACATGGCCATGAAGGTGACGACCGACGCGGTCCAGATCTTCGGCGGCTATGGCTACACGATGGACTATCCGGTCGAGCGCATGATGC